AAAGAACTTTGCTTGGCTCACGATGTTTGCTGCTTGTTTCTAGGCGTTGTGGCTAATGAGGAATGATTGGGTATTAACAATAAACTACTTTTTGATGTGATTTAACTTGCCTTATAAAGTTGTTTCATTTCTGATGCAGTGGATACATCTGGCGCCTGTGAAGTCAAGGGGAGATTTGGATGCGTCAAGGGGACCGTTGCTTGCCAGCATCCGCGAGATAGGAGATCATTGCAACAGCCCTGCAAACGATGATTCGCTGTGATTATATTTCCTGGCTTGTCTTTTGCTGTGCCAGCAGCCCCTGAGAGACTGCGTGATCCATGCTTTGGTTGATAGCTGGAATCCCCAGCAgatgttttcttttgtttctctaGACTATATATGAACTCTTATGCTTTCAAGAAAAAGCAGGGCGTAATGCCTTTTGTCCAAATTGTTTTTATAGGATTGGTGTATCTTCCTACTCTAAGCATgtccaaatattttaaaatatgggATTTTTTAGAGTACCTTGAAATGAACGTGAGCCATCTGTTCTAGGGGTAGTAGAACTCGGGGAGTggtaattttggaaataaaagtGTAGTAGAACTTGTCCAGTACAAATCGTCAGATTTAGGCTCGGTTTAGTTCTCACGCAAAAACTTTTTAtcttatcacatcgaatgtttggacacgtGCAtagatattaaatataaataaaaaactaaCCACACAGATTACGtgcaaattgcgagacgaattttttaagtctaattgttCCATGAGTTAACGAATTTGCTATAGTAAGCATTTGCTAATGactaattaattaggcttaataaatttgtttcgcaatttacatgtggaatctataattttgttttgttattagtctacgtttaatatttcaaacgtgtgtccgtatatccgatgtatcacgtcaaaatttttcaccctggaACTAAAACGTCTTAGTTACAACATTTTTCTAGCAATAGAGGGATTTGCCTCTCGTTCCATTACTAGAAATGTTAACATAACATTTTTACAACTTACAAGCAACACCTTTGAAATACACTTTATTCACCCCCTACAAGGCGTGTAACTGTTATAAAAAAGTACAAACAtgtcaaaaatataaaaaaatcactTGACATATTGGATTAACCTAACATGCAAGGCGAATGATGTTATAGCCTGTCACTCCGAAGGCAACAGCACCCAGTGCGTAAAACACCAACATTACTCTTCCCGTCACATCCAGGTGCAACACGAAAGCCAACACGAGGCAAGCTACAAAGATTGCAAACGCTCCACTCGTAATAAATAgctgaaaagagaaaaaaaaaggaagaaaattgTTAGTAAAAGATATGCATGGATCTCACCGTATACGGGAAATTTTGTATAACATCGTTGTTTGAAATTTTGTACTTTgaatgcaaagaaaaaaaaaggtatttcAGAGGCAGTTAGCAAGCATGTACATTTATTAATTTTCTATTAATTagttgaaattatttagtattaactaatttttgTTACTGGATACATATTTTTAAGCATGCATAATTTCTCTCGtactataattaattaattagtggaaGGAAACACAAGCTTTACCGTGAGGCATAGCTTGGATGGGGCATCCAAAGTCTGTATCCCGTCACTCTCGGCGGGGATCggagcgggcgccgccgccgccatcttcccTTCCTCCATCCTGCTCGCCTTAATGTCGGACAAAAACACCTTGCCCATGGCGCAACCgctgccgcccccgccgccgccgccggagttcAGACGAATCGAGTCCCGGCCGGCGAGCAAGAGGAGATATGTATGCGTGTGTGTTGTTATGTACCGtaagactgtgtttagttcacactaaagtttggaagtttggttaaagtttaaaagtttagttgaaattggtatgatatgatagaaaagttgtgtatgtatgaaatgtttgatgtgatggaaagttaaacAGGCCTTGACGATATAGGCTACAGCGTGATTGATATCAATGTAGTACTAGCATGCAAAGCAcgaatatactacctccgtcctaaaatgtagctattctagcacagtactttgtcccaaaatgaaactatttttctacctaccttctcctctcaaccaatcacaaccattctttttcaactactttctcttttcaaccaatcatacACCTTTTTTAATCATTCTCatatactttcttaatacccgtgccaacctaaaaaatgcttacattttggacggaggaagtatagaGCAGCAGGACAAGACGAGGACGATTCGGAATCTGCGTTGGTTATCGGATTCGGATTCGGATtgggagtaattaattactcctactactactagtgTTACGAGCTGGCATGTTGGACCGGCAGGATGACGTGGAGTGTGACACGCGCGCCACGTAGGAAAGGATCCGGGCCCACCACGCGCCTCTATTTTGATCTCCATTCGGTGGCGCGCGCGAATGGGCGTGTGGGCTGTGGCTCTCGTCGTTCTTGGCGCCACCACATCGCGGGAGATGAGCCACACaagcgtctcctcctcctcctcctccgcctcatctccaccaccaccgcgagcTCGCCAGCGCCACGATTCCCGAGGCCCAGGAGagcgcgagccgccgccgccgcagcagcagcctaGCTCCTAGCTAGCCagccatggcgctcgcccaCCAGCTGGTCGCCAACCGGCCGCTCCTCCCCACCCCGGCGCCGCGCGTCCCCAGGGCCAGCATCAGCAACGCGCGGCCGCAGCCACTTCTTGGCCGGGACTGCCGCCTGACGCTGCTGCGGGCGGAGAGGAGGACGCTCGCCGTCGcccgggcgtcgtcgtcgtcgtcgtcgtcgtcgtcgcagacGGAGCCCAAGTcggagggcggcgaggcggcggcggcggagggggaggagcagCCGTACGAGGAGTACGAGGTGGAGATCCTGAAGCCGTACGGGCTCAAGTTCGCCAAGGGCCGCGACGGCGGCACCTACATCGAGGCCatcctccccggcgccgccgccgaccagacCGGCAAGTTCGAAGTCGGCGACAAGGTCCTCGCCACCAGGTCAGTCCACCGATTCTTGCACACAATTCACACACTTCAGAAACATCGATTTGATCAAGAACACAAATTCGCCCAATTCGCAGTGCTGTATTTGGGGAGGAAATCTGGCCGGCAGCAGGGTACGGACAGACCATGTACTGCATCCGTCAGAGGGTTGGCCCCCTCTACATGAAGATGGAGAAGAGATTTGGTAATTTCTATCCACATTTGGTGATGATTCATTCTTTTCAAGAACTGTAAAATTTGAGGTTGGATTCAGTCTCTGAATGTTTTCTAACTGAATTTAGGGAAATGGGATGGTGCTGCTGAGCTCAGTGAGAAGGAGATCATCAGGGCTGAGAGGAACTCCGGGGTGATCAGCAACAGGGTGAGGGAGATCCAGGTGAGTTTACACGCATCAAGAAACATAGATTCTGTCTCTTTTGATCTTTTCACTCATAGGAATTCGCAGATTGTTCAGTTTGTGTAGCTGATCATGTCATGCCAATGTCTTGGAAATGTGTGCAGCTGCAAAATTACCAGAGGAAGATGGAGCAGAAGATGCAGAGAGAGGAGGATCTTCGCATGGGGCTGAGGCTGTACAAGTCAGTGAAATAGTTCTTCGAATTCTGCATTGAGATTGCTTTAGTTCTGAACTCTGTTGACTGACTTGTTCTGAAAAATTGACTTCAGGGATGGTAAATATGAGGAGGCATTGGAGAAGTTCGAGTCAGTTTTGGGATCAAAACCTGAGATCAATGAGTCTTCCATAGCTAGCTACAATGTTGCCTGCTGTTACTCGAAGCTTGACCGGGTTCGATATTTCTCTCAATATGAAAAGCAAATCTGCCACTGAATGTCCATGAACTCATGTGGATGTTTCTTTCTGCAGATACAAGCTGGTATTTCTGCACTGGAAGATGCCCTGAAAGCAGGTTATGAAGACTTCAAGGTAACCAGACAACAACTCTTTTGCAGTACAGATAAGCATTCTTCATGACTAGTGACACATTTTGCTTGATTTCATGAAGAGAATTCGCACCGACCCGGATCTAGAAAACTTGAGGAAAACTGAGGAATTCAACGTCCTGCTGAACAAGTACGACGAATCGTTCATCAATGAGAATGCTATCAACGCCATCAAATCCTTGTTTGGATTCAACAAGAAATGAGCACTGAACTGGTCATGGTGGTAGGAGATATTGCATCTTTTCTCCAGCTGCAGTTGAACACTTCTGAAGCTTTGCTAGGCTATATAGCACTTGGCAAACACGGTTCAATTTTTCTCCCTGCCATTAGTTCACACTTCACACACCAGTAGTTTTAGCTATTCTTGGTGAGATTCTGCAGAACGGTTTCAGTCTTCCCTCTTACTGTAACCAGTCGATGGAGATACACTTTGTAAATTCAAGCAACCAAATGTTAAGGAAATATATTGTGATTGTGCTTATAAATTTATCCCAAATAGTATGTTACGCACAAAGATAAAACTAGGCAGCTGGCTCTTGAAACAACAATGGCAGATATGTGTATGATAACAtcggggcatttgcaaatttaccactttttttttccaattttgcAAGGAATGCAACTCAAATTACAGTTTTAGTAGTATTTTTACAATTTTCTAGTTGCAGTCTTATAATAACGATTTGAACCACTAGCAAATTTGCAATTGTCCCTAACATGAATAGCAGGATCGTGGTTCTAACAAACATATCAAAATTACAGGAGCCAGTGAGCAACAATGGGATGAACCTGATAGTATCACTTACTTTATCATTCAGCGcactatgatgaaaaaattaaaaggcaCATGTTTAAGTGAGCGAAAAATTGCATTTCACAAAAAGGGCCATCAGAGAAAAGATACCCACATACTACTATATGTCAATCTATGTGAGAATCAAACCTCTGAGAGCCTGTTTGTGTGAGGACTGGTGATAAGTTCGATTTTCAAATTACATGACATCGAACAAATACCCCTTTCATCCATAATAGAGCCAGTGTTACATATGGAGTTAACCATCAAGTCGAATTATTAGCATAGTACTTTTTCTGAACAAAAAGGAAAACTGTGGTGGAACATGTCCATTGTTCCGGTGTAAAGCAAAGAAACAATCGGATGCCAAACGTGTGGCAACTAAAATCAGCAGTCAAGCTCCCACAGAATCTTTGCGGCATCTTCAGGAAAAACTGGATTAATGTAGCATCCGCTTCCAATCTCAAATCCACCGATTAAACTCAACTGGGGCACTATCTGAAGGAACCAATGTGTGTAAGGAAGACAGGATGATGAGACTCCAAATGGTGCGCTGTGTATCATAAAGTTGAATGGAGGGTCGTTGAGCTGCTTAGACAACTTTGCCAGCATGGTCCTCAATAAAGACCCAAGATCCAGTGCCTGCAGACATCATTGCAATCAGTTAATGCAACAAAAAGGCAATAGAAATAGTCAGGCAGTATGAGCATACAAGAAACTGAAATGGACAAACCAAGAAATGAGCAACAGGATCAATGACTAGAGCACACCAACATGGATGAAATAGAACTCACGTCTCATTTACATCAAAAGAAAGAGAACACAGAAAGCATCAATAAGCactgaaagggaaaaaaaaagtaaagtaaaTCAAAATGATTTAGTGCACAGATGTCCCACAGCATATGTGACCCAGTATGGTGCGCTCAAAGCCAGATGAGGAACTCATAAATTTCCAGAGAGACACAAACGTGTCATGTGCTGCTTGTGGCTGTAGGAAATGACATGGCACATAACGTAGCTGTAGTATTAAAGGTGTGGTTATTTAATAGCTAATGCACAGCATTTACAGGCCAACATTTAATCAGGATTTAGAAAGACAATTTGCTAATTTCCATGTGACACACCAGAGTAAATGTAAAACACTAATTACTGAATTCTAGCAGTAGTATAGGCATATCACAAAAAGCAACAAGATATCTAAGCACCCTAAGTCAATCGAACCAATAGCTGAAAGCATATTGCATTATTGCCACTGCATTGAACTTGGTTCTCATGGCAGCCAACACTTACACCTGGCAATTACAATAACTGGGCATACAGGCGTTGAATATTTAAACTTGGCTGGTTAAGTCCACGTTTAACCACTTAACTACCATTCTAGCATACACATTGAAGCTTGAAATATAGACAGATGGACTTACTTCAACAATGAGTAACAAATTGTGAATCACATACACAGAAGGTAATATGATACAAGCaaagaaggaaaaaatatacaaattgTGAATCACATAAACTTGTAAACGAAACTGTAGTATGAACCACTAAGCATAATATGATAATGGCACATAAAAACGAATTAGGAACAGTACATACCGTATCCTTGTCTATTTCATGGAAATAGGAACTATGCTGTCTGGGAATAATCCATATCTCAAAAGGATACGATGCTGCAAAAGGGACAATTGCAGAAAAATTGTGTGTTTCACGGACCAAAATATCCTTGGACTGGAACTCACAAAGGCTGCACTTCCCCAATCTCTCGAAAACCTCCTTCATGCAGTTAAGCCGGGTGGTAACAGAGGGAGGGACAAAGGGAGTTCCTAACATCTGGCTATGTGAGTGTGCCATTGAGGCCCCAGCAGATGCACCATGGTTCTTAAATACCTGGTCATTTTCACAATAAAAGAGATGCTTGAGCTCAATTCAAGGAACTTAGCAACAAGCTACTGTTAACATGTATTGGATCACAACAGAATCAACAAATTCATGGCTAGATTTAAAAGTCAGAACCATTTATGTCCATGTGATCAAATATGTAACTGATACAAAAAGGGTCTTATGCAGTTTAGTTAAATTGATATACTTCACTATTCAACAGAGAATATCAACCACAAGTTTCTACAAAAGACAACTGAATTCAATAGGTATAAGTGTAAAAGTATAAAACTTATGCAGCTGTATTAGTTTTCTCTAGCATTATACAGCTGTATTGTTTACCTTCTCTGCAAGTGATCAATGTGTTGTCAGTTACCACTTTCATTGGTAGTAAGCTGGATTAATTTGTAGTTTAGTACACTGACACAGTCTTCAATAAAAGAATGCCATCCATAAGTTTCTACTATATCCAATAAAACTCGTATATAAGTGTAATTGTGTGAGAAGAACATGAAAGTTGTTTACGGTTCAAGAGACCACGGTGTAACCATCCAACTTATCACCATTCCTGTTTCCTCTGGTGGTAAGTACCAACCATCCATGAGGAGGGATTCCTCAAACTGCATTTGCGCATAACACATTCATGCAGTCTGGAGTCTCTCAGCGGACAATAGTCAACATGTGAAAACTACAACTGACACAAGCATGAGTAAATACTAGGGTGGTGTCTTTACCTTTGCCTCAATGACTGGGCATGCATGGCTGCCAGCTGGTCAAAGGCAAGATTAACCAAGATATCCAACATGTCAAGATAATCCAGTAAAATATTGGCATTGTCTGCTTACTTTCCAAAATTACCATGTTTTCCAGGTCAGGCAAGGGGCTCCTACATGGAATGGTTCGTTGCATGCTcaagaaatgaaaatttttgaagcATAAGCAACACACTAAGTGACAAAAACTACTCCAGCTATTGGCACTCCACACTCACCTGGTGATCACTATTAACTTATAGAGTGCTCAACAACTTTAACATTTAGCAACCAACATTTCGAGTCTTATGCAAATGCAGAATAGAACAGTGGGAattattattttgttattatGTTTTAAGCTAGAAAGTGCATGATTATTGTCCATTTCTGTTAACCAAGAAAGGTGAACTTAGGGCTAACAGAAGTGCCACTGGATGGAACAAAAGGTGCATATCAAACAACTTACAACCTAATTGAACTATCAGTTATCACAGTACATATCAAAAAGTGCCTCATTGAACTATCAAACACCATGCAACCTAACCTACAAACAAGCATGAGTCTGGTCTACCAGGTAAGAAAACTATCCATGGGAATACACAAGGTATCAGATGATTATGGGAACTGCACAGATCAATTTTGCCCCATCTCCATATCACACAGTGGCCATACAATACATACATTGCACAAAGAACATATACCAATCAGCACGACTGTATCTCCACTGAACAAGTTCTCAAATTCTCCCCAATAACTGTATTGTAATCTAGCCACTAGTGATTTCTCAATTATCAGCTCCCACCTATTTCTTATCTAGCATCAATTATCATCCTCCTATATTCATGCATTCACATTTCTTCCATTCCTCTCTCAGTTATTATGGTCTCCAATGAACTTGTCACCATTTACCAAATGACCCAGACAGCAAAAGCGCTAAACTCAGTAACCAAAAAAACGAAAATCTCTACCTGTACATACTTCACCGCAGGGTGCTCCA
The window above is part of the Oryza sativa Japonica Group chromosome 7, ASM3414082v1 genome. Proteins encoded here:
- the LOC4342514 gene encoding ADP-glucose phosphorylase, with translation MAAEASRTSEARRDAVFGRWVVFSPARSRRPTDLKSHAPANPSPGAGAAAGAPKPSCPFCQGRESECAPEIFRVPAPPDASPWRIRVIENLYPALRRDAEPPAPEEAGEGEATPGERAVVGFGFHDVVIETPRHDVRLWDLDAAGVGDVLLAYARRVRQLMEHPAVKYVQVFKNHGASAGASMAHSHSQMLGTPFVPPSVTTRLNCMKEVFERLGKCSLCEFQSKDILVRETHNFSAIVPFAASYPFEIWIIPRQHSSYFHEIDKDTALDLGSLLRTMLAKLSKQLNDPPFNFMIHSAPFGVSSSCLPYTHWFLQIVPQLSLIGGFEIGSGCYINPVFPEDAAKILWELDC
- the LOC4342513 gene encoding protein MET1, chloroplastic; its protein translation is MALAHQLVANRPLLPTPAPRVPRASISNARPQPLLGRDCRLTLLRAERRTLAVARASSSSSSSSSQTEPKSEGGEAAAAEGEEQPYEEYEVEILKPYGLKFAKGRDGGTYIEAILPGAAADQTGKFEVGDKVLATSAVFGEEIWPAAGYGQTMYCIRQRVGPLYMKMEKRFGKWDGAAELSEKEIIRAERNSGVISNRVREIQLQNYQRKMEQKMQREEDLRMGLRLYKDGKYEEALEKFESVLGSKPEINESSIASYNVACCYSKLDRIQAGISALEDALKAGYEDFKRIRTDPDLENLRKTEEFNVLLNKYDESFINENAINAIKSLFGFNKK